The following coding sequences lie in one Syngnathus scovelli strain Florida chromosome 1, RoL_Ssco_1.2, whole genome shotgun sequence genomic window:
- the LOC125989886 gene encoding janus kinase and microtubule-interacting protein 3-like translates to MLYEALPQRDCPATDGEKASHAGVNDVLTADQREELRSAVDQWKRALMCELRERDACILQERMDLLHSAQQRNKELKEFIEAQKRQIKQLEEKFLFLFLFFSLAFILWP, encoded by the exons atgttgtacgaggcgctaccgcagcgggactgccccgccacggacggcgaaaaagccagccacgctggcgtgaatgacgtgctgacggcggatcagagagaagagcttaggagcgccgtggaccaatggaagcgagccctgatgtgcgagttgagggagcgcgacgcttgcatcctccaagagagaatggatctgctgcacagcgcgcaacag aggaacaaagagctgaaagaattcatcgaagctcagaagagacaaatcaaacaattggaggagaagtttctgtttctctttctattcttctccttggccttcattctgtggccctaa